GTCCAGTAACGAAAAGTtaacatatgttttgtttaacaacaccagtagagcatcttgatttattaatcattggctatgggatgtcaaacatttggtaatactgccacatagtcttagagtggaatcccactacattttcccattagtagcaagggatcttttatatgcacccccccccccccccccccccccccccgacaaaaTCGCATATACcgcggactttgatataccagttgtggtgcactggctgaatcgAGAActggcccaatgggcctaccgacggagatcgatcctacaccgactgcgtatcaagcgagcgctttaccactgggtttcCTGTTCCGAGTCAGGCCCCGATCATATGAGAGGTCGGaatcgggatgggcgtgttcgaaaccctagtggtacaAATGTATaagagtaaagtaaagtttgttttatttaacgacgtcactagagcacattgatttttaatcttatcatcggctattggacgtcaaacatatggtcattctgacactgtttttagaggaaacccgctgtcgccacataggctactcttttttacgacaggcagcaagggatcttttatttgcgcttcccacaggcaggatagcacaaaccaaggcatttcttgaaccagttatggatcactggtcggtgcaagtggtttacacctacccattgagccttgcggagcactcactcagggtttggagtcggtatctggattaaaaatcccatgcctcgactgggatccgaacccagtacctaccagcctgtagaccgatggcctgccacgacgccaccgaggccggtgtaaatGTATAAGAAgacgtaaaactagttacctacctacctatcaacctacctacctaccactgaactacgtccctcCACTTAATGTCACACGGTCTGGCACAGCGACTGCTGCAGACTGTCCAGAAACGGGTTCATGGACTAACTGGCCAAGGAACACTGCTCCAGACCACGtatgacaataattattatcacaCGTTTGATATTTTAACAACCACCGCCGATGATAACATAATTATAGCGAGATGCCATTAAAGAAGCACTTTTTCCCTTTTAAGTACAGGCAGAACATTTTATCCCTTAGGATTCATTTAGCAATTAAAGTAGAATTTATTCTTTAATAGTGTGCAAGACACACATCCGAGAATCTCAAAAGAAAATAGCAAAAACTGATTTGTAGCGATTACAACTCGACAGGATCAATTAGCTTACATTCCAAGACGACCAAGTTCCATCTACTAGGACTTCAAACGTTTCATCATTTCCAATTGTCCAATTACCGTCTGCCTGTAGGTCTCTTGGCAGCAGAGAGCCATCTGATATTCTGTTTTAAGAGCGACGTTGCTTAGTGATCAACATCAAAACAAGTGTCGCTTGTGGCACATGCTGGAGGCAGTTTCTTCCCTTGGCCTTTATATCAAAGTATAATTCTGTTACGAGCCGCTCATTTCAAAGTTTAGCCTAAAACCCAACTTAGTTGTAAAGCGTATTCCTTAAAGAATGAAAGTTTCACTGACAAGCGTGTTTAAGGGTatattcttgcccactggacagggttatccagcttttgcacggttctagaaaaatctgtctgaccctagggctagataaatctgtccgacccgagggctagacaatttctacatacgcgtgacgtcacaactcatttttttcacaattctgtttgccatttaacgttgtatcattgttttaaaagtatttaaacaaattaatattttaaactttatatttattggcaagttgttacatttttacatcgttgcataatgtggactatattttcCCGCGTATGATTAAAGaagtttgtaggtgaaatgtctatgaatcgttctacaataaacaaaccgtagcttacaaaattaatgttttgttattgtaattaaatgggcaagaaaaagaatcgatcaggcaattccaaccctcgggaaAAAATGTAAacctcggccctcacaaaaaaacatgtccctcaagttggaattgccttatctgtACCTCACAACGGAGATTGATTCTATTAATCTGTTAATCAGTAATCGCTAACAATACGGCGAAATCTATACTCTGGTCGTGTAAGATGAATTAGAAGTAAGCCGACAGTACACTAACTATATACCAACCGTTCGTCTAGACAAGGCAGTTCATCAAAGTCATGACAGTATGTACTTACCAGTTAGTGACACAGCATTGGTAGTAAGAGGTGCTGCATCACAGCCAAGTACAACGGTATCAACAACATGCCATTAATTGTTAACTGTTAAGTTCACCTATTGTTTTTCTGACTGGAAAGTTAAACATGTTAATACAtgacaaatttatatttattatgcaaaACCAGGATCCTGCTTCTGAAGGTGCAGTGTGTAGACTTGTTTATGATTATACATGTGTTAACCAATAATTGGTTTTGCATCCATTTCCATATGTGGAATGTTCATATGCAACATAGTTTACCTTATTTTATCTTCGTTACATATTTCATATcttttcattattatcattattatacaccATTTATTTGGCATGAATCCGGACACTTAAAgagtcatcacacacacacacacacacacacacacacacacacacacacacacacacacacacatatacattcatacatacattcatacatacatatataccttttgtatatacgtatatatgtgtgtgtgtgtgtgcgcgcgcgcgtgtgtgtgtgtctgcttaaatattatattgtacatAGATTTTAAAAGTTAGCTTTTACCAAACCTGATAGACAAAATATCGTATACTAGTACATTGCTGTTTAAATTCACTAACGACTTCAATACCTATATCATATACTAATTCTATAATGAAGTAACACTCGCTGAAACGTTGCTATTCGTCCTTCCACTATTATGTATCAGGTACTGAATGCCTAAGTCAAGTTACTCTGATAAATTAACAATCTTCTATTTCTGCCTGCACTATTTAAATCACCAATTGGTAATATGTTTTTCCTTTATTTTGTAGATTTACGGCATTGCGTCTTTCCTGTTCGTGGTGACCTCCATAGCAGGTTTTTGCCTGGAGACTTTACCGCAACTGCGGCCACGTCTGAACGTGTCGAGACCGTGCGACGGCGACTCCAAGGGCGATATCGCCATAGTGATGGCGTCCCACGAGGCGCTCAACGTCCTGGACGTCATCTGCACCGTGTTCTTCACGCTGGAACTGATTTTTAGATTCGCGTTTTCGCCCAACAAGTTGCGGTTCGTGCGCTCTGCGATGAACATCATAGACCTGCTGGCCCTGGTCCCCCTGTACGTGCAGGTGATTTTCCAGCACTCGTCTCTGCAGGCGTGCTACCTGAACGAGCGCCTGGTCATCGAGATCATGTTCATTCTCCGCATCATCAGGATGTTCCGGATCTTCCACTTGGTGAAGCATTACCAGGCTCTCAAAGTCCTCGTGTATGCGCTAAAGGCCAGTCTGCAGGAGCTGATGATGTTGTTTATTTTCCTCTTGATCGGCATGCTAGTGTTTGCCACCATGATCTACTATGCAGAGCGCAAAGACGCTGTCACCCCAAGCGACACCTTCAATACCATTCCCGTGGGCTTCTGGTGGGCCATCATCACCATGACGACCGTCGGATACGGCGACGTGTATCCCAAGACTCCTATAGGATACATCGTCGGCACGGCGTGTTCCGTCAGCGGTGTTCTCCTTGTAGCTCTGACGATTCCAGTTATATCCAACAATTTCACGCTGTTCTACAGACACGTTCGTTCCAGGGGCAATGGTTGTGGAGTGAAAATCTCGGCTGCGTCACTCGTGTTGCACGAGAATTCCAAACCACAGGAAACGGAAGGCTCGGTCTCCGCGGCCATCCGGAAGTCGTCTGCTGAATCTGCTGTAGTTGGTCCCTACATGAACGGAAAACTAAAACCCCGCGATATCGAGGACAAAGAAACGACTGTGTACGTCCCACTTGCAAAATTCTCCGACGCCAACCCCATGGGGGACATTATGTTGAAAAAATCTCCTTTAAATTTCAGTATGAAGCGGAATAAATCTGTAAAGAGTCGGCCGGACGATGGCGTCACATATCACGTGGAAACAATTTTGTGATGGTCACGCTAAGCCGTTATGAACCACCATAAACAAAGGTGAAAGGTCAAAGTGAAAGATTGTACATGTGCAAATCAGCGGTAGGCACAAATTCTGACCCGGATAAACAGTGCGGGttatagaaaatatttctatatGAGTATCAGGTAAATGTAAATAGAAAAAACCCCagcaaaaacatttcatctGTCTGGACTGTGCACATCTTTCATAGCAGTGACGCGGATTCTTCCAAATGTTTGTGATATTAAGGATTGCCTCTGTCTAAAGTTATTTTATTCTGTCGTAAATTCCTCCAGCGACACCAGTGCAGTTGTATTTAGTGTGATTTATGTTATTTTCAAGTAGATTTCTAGGCAATATGCATCTCATGATTCTGTTTGTGGAACATCTTGCCACACGTTGTTGCCTTCTCTGAGACTGCTACAGGACTTGATTTTGTGATtcgaattttgtttaaaaaacaagttATTGCATTTGTTTACGGTAGTTAGAGCTATTCCAGTGATACCATGGCCGAGAACAGTAAGATGCTAAGTTTTCCAATAACTACCACCTAAAGAatagaattaaatatttttttgcaaCCACCGATAAAATGCAATGATAGAATAATCATCTACTTTGTAGAACAGACGTTATGTTCTGGCAATTATAATCACATTTACATTTCACATGTATTTATCATCCATACTCACTAAAAATTACCCttttccatttttaaacaatCAAAATCATCTATGTCAGGTAAAATCATCTGTGTCAGGTAAAATCATCTGTGTCAGGTAAAATTTCTAAACCCAGTATGCCTAAAACATCACCTCTTACTCTCGACAATGGGATCATTACCCGAATATGTCTTATTAGATAGATCTCTATTTGCTAGTGCTAAGCAGACGCGTGTCCCAAGGTCAAATATTTCCGTACGTCATATTCAGCTGTACACAGCTAGCATTGGCAATAGTAATATACCAGTTTTACAGTTGTAATTAAACACTGTCGACTACACATCTTCGCAAAAATCATTATACTTGAAAGGCGATATTAACTATTAGTTCTGTATTTGATTTCAGAGGTACATGTAATTAGTAGTTTTCGACATTAAACGTACAACGCTGACAGATCAAGAAAGCGCTGTAATATCGgatgtgttttattttctaaaataggTTTGCCTTGTACggtttgtaaaacattttcggCTAGGTGCGCTATTAGTTCATCTGAGatctgatatattttaaataatgttgcaTATTATTAAGGAACTTGcgacaaaaataaacatatatttttcaaagGTTCCATTACAGTATAGACAAGAAGTCTtcaacaaaatcaaaattaacTAAATCAGAACGGTGTGCAAATCAGTATAAACTATCTGTAAAATACAACCCAGTATCAGGACTGAATTTCAGTGAAGATTATTACATCTGGATATATGCACATGTAAAACACCCCACaaggatttaaaaacaaacacaattttgttgaatggaatgttttaaaaatgtataattaaacatttaaaagcgataaaattaaaataacgtTTTTAAATTGACATTATCAATTTGAATGAATTTAGCACACCTTATTTACCCCCATCCCCACTCACCTGATAtgatattataaagttaacacTATGTATTACACACAACCGTTTATCACCCtcaatgtgtttattttataccTAAAATTCTTCgtgcatttaaaagaaatgatatattgtgATTTTAATCATCGAACTTAAAAGATAATATTTTGTGTATCTGTTGAACTGCTGGTAAATCTACCCCAGATTCATATTTACCATGCTAAAAGAACATTGAGCAGTTTTAATGATAGGGGAAGTTACTCTACTGCTGTATGATTTTACTTTGTAGTATGCGATTACTTCCCCTACAATGACTAATACCGTAGTTGCCGcgttttcaaaagaaaaaaaccctgtgtTGACCGAGACTCGCGACCAGACCGCCCCACTTACCCTACCTCTCCCACCATTGTGTACGTCTCTGCTTCATTAGTGATTAAAATAAACGAAACAAtgataagaaaaaagaaagaaagaacgaaaggtATAGGCTGTAATTTAAATAACCAAATACGATGATGAATGTATAGTGAATACCGACTGACCGCCTTTAAAAACTGTCCGCACATTCCTAACTGTTGATATGGAGTGAACATGAGGTAAAATCAAATTAAGCAGCTTGTGATCTAAAAACTAGGTTTTCGTAATGCTTATAATCATCTACAGAATACTGGTCTGTGAGGAGAACGTTAGTGACTGCTAACTACACTTTATACCCATGAACAATATGTTGACATCTTTGAATTGTACAGTTGATGCCAAGTTCGTGTTGTTGATCTTCAACTCCATGTTGATACAAACAAATTCAGTTGGACATGCGCATTTCATTTTGATGGACATGTACGTCATGCCGATAAAATCGAATTTCAAGCTGGAGGTCACAAACGTCATTTTGAACTATGCGAATGTCTGTTCAGTAGCCTGCATATAAAACTTCATTGAGGGAGCAGCGAACTGCACATTAATACATGCGAAGTTCGTAGTGTTAATTATATACGCCATGctgatatatacataaataaactacatggTAATTATCAACTACACGTTGAAGAACGACGTTTACGCTCGTGTACTACAGATAATGACGTAAACATTATGGAAGTCATCAAAGTCATGTAAATGCTGTTTATTCTTAGAATGAATTGTAAAATTAtcgtggactctgtctaaactgtTGATCTCCAAAATGTTCCATTAAAATTCTTACAAATTTGCTAAGTTTTCGTAATCCAGACAGCTGTTTCtgcattaataacaaagtaaacttATAAAAGCtatacatttttctttaaagaatGATTACCTTTCTGTCAAAAATGAAGgacattaataaaaacaatggtACTGATCACCTACACAATTctataatgtacaatatgtttgttAAAAAAGGGATGTTACTTCAACGTCATCGTTCTACAAATAATATGTGGTTACCAGAACTAAATTTAATTAACAGTATTGAGAGTTTGtggttttttaacaaatttttttttatatatataaacttataAGCTAAATTctaatttaatacaattattcATTTTACCTTTTGGGGTATTTAATTATCACTATTGCATTCTTTGCGGAAATAATATTTAAGTCTTATTTCTGTTGTAGATAACAACCATCCCTTTTTTGAAAAACATTATTGTTGCCACATATAACTTAACCCACAATCATCTTTTGACATTATTTAACCAAAAGGACTTATATGTGTCATTGTAATATGTGTAAAACAAGTTGTTACATAAACTGGAAATTAATTTGTTTCCCTTGTgcagcttttttttctttgtttttcctttgtttgttttttgtttgtttttttacatcattATGGTATTATCCTTGTAATAACTTGTAAATTAATGGGTATATTATTAGTTTCGTCATGCAGCATTTAATGATGAATACTTTTCATTCTTGAAGAAAGTCGCCGGTATACTCAGCGTACCGGATTAGTCATCAAGCTACTATCACTGGACGGAACTTTGAGATCTTTCCCAGTTTACACAATTATCAGGATTACGCAGACGTCCTCTGTATTACGACAATACTCTTCTATTAATTTAAACTGATTTTAGTTGATTAGACTAGTGTTTTTCAATGTTCCTGTTGGTCAATATGTACtgtaattatgacatgtattaTGCACTGGAGTCTTTCAGACTGGAGATGGATACTATTAATTACTCTATGCGATCCACTTATAATGTGCTAtgcaaatatttgtaatatacttttattgctGTAGTCATTTTATCATTACAATATTTGACGCTATTTTTAGTTACGCTTATGGTAGGGTCTTGATGTCATTAGGGGCTTCACCATTAGCGCTTGTTAATTGGGGAGCATGGGGATGGAGggatttgttaaataaaagaagacACATTCaaagttgattttaaaaatgatgttcttatttgttttttatttgatcTGTTCCACACCCAGCCATTGTACCTGCCAGGGCCCGttcttataaaacatttagagtccatGCTCAATctataatgacgtcacacacatacaatttgtatggtatTGTCATGCTATTACTGTAtcggactctattagagtctcgagtctagactcttaatgttttataagcaccaggccagagactgggatggacgtgcctggaCCTTTATTTGTTAAAGGCACATTAATAAAGTTACTTGGACTTGATTTTCGTTTAAAGAAATTACTGAAAAATGGCTCGGGCCTCCAAGAAGGTCtgtaaatgtaaatatgttaaataaccTCGAGCTTTCAGGACTTTTCAGAGTaatcattttttaatatatatatattggcgtTTAAATTCTATTATCATTTAAAGGGATATGATCACGTTTACAACAACGTGTGGTATTTCAGTCCAAAAGTTAATTTCTTCCATGAATTAGTAATGCTTTCAATCTAATCAAACGAAATTTAGTTCTTATTTCTGAGTGTATAACCACCTGCATATTTGATTTGGAAACGCGTAAATGCTTAGTTTcatgataataattatgaacATTCTGAATTGTCGCACATTCTGTAAGAAGAATATAATCATTTCAAATGGTAGATACCaaattctaataataataattctaataAAATTCTGGCGCGCTTACACGGTCCCATCAAGGCACTTTCTTTAGCTTCTAAAGATACTGGTAACACAtcgaataaaacaaatattttaaataacaatctATAAAGCTTGGTTTCCATAAAACAGCCAACACGTCATCGACCGATGCAGACTGATGCAGATCAACGTAGACCAAGGAATGTTTTTGAaagttaattattatgtttttggtaacaTAGTCGCAGCCGCCCTGCGTTGTTCTGCGTCGGACCGGGAAAGCTGAAACCTTTTCAGTTTTGCAGGTCTGTCTCAGAACGTCTGCGTTAATCTGCAACGGTCTTGGTCCATTACAGATTTTATGAAAACCAAGCTAGTTTCCACGAGAAGTACCATGAAATACTGTAAGCGAGACACAGACCGTTAACATTAAGTTAGTCATATTCCGTAATTTAGGTTCTAACTTATCAAACTTTAACACATGTCTTTGTAAGGGCATCATGTAAGTAATATATCAAGGTAATGTCATTTGGACTATTTCTAATGAAACTAACACTCGTTTTTGAAATCCAGCATCCCGAACCTATTAAATTTCTGCATCCAACAATAAGGACGTTGTTGTGTTTATTATACATTCCACTATAAAATTCACCTATAtgcttattatatatatttataactgtacatgttattgttatatCAGTGGTACGTTTTAACAGACGTGTTCAAAATGAGAACAattttttataaagttattaTGTACAGTTATGTTATGGTTgtacttttaattaatattcaacCATATGCATATGTTTTTCCTGTTTTCTGAACTagtaaatgaaaatgttaattttcaatccaTATGTATTTTAATCTgctttcatatacatgtagatggaatattaaatattttaatttatttagtcTCCACATATTCAATATGCTTTATAATTTTACTACAGTGCATACATATACCCCtttattataaaaccaaatCTTGTTGCGAGTACACAAATTccacaaatgaatgaatggatgactgtttaacgacaactcaacacaaaaatatacatcggctattgggtttcaGAAAAGGTGTCTTTACTTTATGTTTATTGTCATATTCCAGACAATGCCCACACGAACcagtggtgtgtgtttgtgtgtgtgtgtgtgtgtgtgtgcgcgcgcgcgcgtgtgtgtgtgtgtgtgtgtgtgtggtgtgtgtgtatttgagtgtggtgtgtttttgtatggtgtgtgttcgtgtttgtgtgtgtgtgtgtttgtggtgcaTAGTTTATGGTTGGGGTGGCTGgcgtttatgtgtgtgtggtgtgtgtgtgtgtgttcgtgtttgAGTGTATTTGTGGTGCGTAGTTTATGGTTGGGGTGGCTGgcgtttatgtgtgtgtggtgtgtgtgtgtatgttcgtGTTTGAGTGTGTTTGTGGTGCGTAGTTTATGGTTGAGGTGGCTGGCGTTTAtgagtgtgtggtgtgtgtatgttcgTGTTTGAGTGTGTTTGTGGTGCGTAGTTTTTGGTTGAGGTGGCTGgcgtttatgtgtgtgtggtgtgtgtttgtggtgttatatgtgtgtgta
The sequence above is drawn from the Gigantopelta aegis isolate Gae_Host chromosome 6, Gae_host_genome, whole genome shotgun sequence genome and encodes:
- the LOC121373919 gene encoding potassium voltage-gated channel protein Shaw-like — encoded protein: METCTMNEGITDSKNGDGFRSSDNDDNATQRKERDDRMLLNVGGVRHETHVSTLCNVPNTRLSRLAEAHIEAERDREEYFFDRHPAVFNSIIDFYRTGELHVPLEVCGAVVKRELDFWQINEYEIRACCWRHYRSYIENQRILDSFNKSLYKEAMSVNLDGLTGWSYWQMKIWLILEYPRTSRSAMIYGIASFLFVVTSIAGFCLETLPQLRPRLNVSRPCDGDSKGDIAIVMASHEALNVLDVICTVFFTLELIFRFAFSPNKLRFVRSAMNIIDLLALVPLYVQVIFQHSSLQACYLNERLVIEIMFILRIIRMFRIFHLVKHYQALKVLVYALKASLQELMMLFIFLLIGMLVFATMIYYAERKDAVTPSDTFNTIPVGFWWAIITMTTVGYGDVYPKTPIGYIVGTACSVSGVLLVALTIPVISNNFTLFYRHVRSRGNGCGVKISAASLVLHENSKPQETEGSVSAAIRKSSAESAVVGPYMNGKLKPRDIEDKETTVYVPLAKFSDANPMGDIMLKKSPLNFSMKRNKSVKSRPDDGVTYHVETIL